One Pyrenophora tritici-repentis strain M4 chromosome 5, whole genome shotgun sequence DNA window includes the following coding sequences:
- a CDS encoding C2HC5 finger protein: MHGASTALSDLESAIRALEIQTNPTLAPQDSSKRKCNCMATRHPLLEAAPNCLNCGKIICVKEGIGPCTFCNSALFSAQEIQSMVRVLREERGKEKMAANNAGQKRADVSLAPRPFSTPRSATPVSSNPASDVESENEKLARAKQHRDKLLAFQAQNAKRTQVHDEAADFETTTAGLSMWASPQERAMQLKRQQKALREQDWNARPEYEKRKVVASIDLSGKKLVKRMAATERPVTPESEEEPVQDSRYPTDGNTLSSSSGAFSKNPLLGGLIRPTIKVEESKGKEKEGGRKQTWRRVQDDNDDNEQWILDGGVYGSKADNVSLEMDGLR, translated from the coding sequence ATGCATGGCGCCTCCACAGCACTCAGCGATCTGGAATCAGCAATCAGGGCACTGGAGATTCAAACCAACCCTACGCTTGCGCCTCAAGATAGCAGTAAGAGGAAATGCAATTGCATGGCTACAAGGCATCCACTTCTTGAGGCAGCACCAAACTGCCTGAATTGTGGAAAGATCATATGCGTGAAGGAGGGCATCGGTCCATGTACTTTCTGTAACTCGGCACTGTTCAGTGCACAAGAAATACAGTCAATGGTGCGCGTTCTACGTGAAGAGCGAGGGAAAGAAAAGATGGCCGCCAATAACGCAGGTCAGAAGCGCGCCGACGTCTCCCTAGCACCGCGTCCCTTCTCAACTCCCCGAAGCGCGACACCAGTTTCTTCAAACCCTGCCTCGGATGTTGAGTCTGAGAATGAAAAACTGGCCCGAGCGAAGCAGCACAGAGACAAACTTCTTGCCTTCCAAGCCCAGAACGCAAAACGAACACAAGTGCACGACGAAGCTGCAGACTTCGAGACTACCACCGCGGGCCTGAGCATGTGGGCTAGCCCTCAAGAACGTGCTATGCAACTCAAAAGACAGCAAAAAGCCTTGCGTGAGCAAGACTGGAACGCACGTCCCGAATATGAAAAGCGGAAGGTGGTTGCCAGTATCGATCTCTCAGGAAAGAAGCTTGTCAAACGCATGGCTGCTACCGAGCGACCGGTCACACCAGAGAGTGAGGAGGAGCCAGTTCAAGACTCGCGATATCCTACCGACGGCAACACGCTGTCGAGTAGCAGTGGAGCGTTTAGTAAGAACCCGCTGTTGGGCGGGTTGATCAGGCCGACTATCAAGGTTGAAGAGAGTAAAGGCAAAGAAAAGGAAGGCGGGAGGAAACAGACCTGGCGACGCGTACAGGATGACAATGATGACAACGAGCAATGGATCTTGGATGGTGGTGTCTATGGTTCTAAAGCCGACAACGTGAGCTTGGAGATGGATGGCCTGAGATGA
- a CDS encoding Transferase domain containing protein, which yields MAAFLTRLMGKAAKDADDSSHLYENDIVYPVHGLDDTKTFRDTLLTWSMCFNDPLDADKLQKSLTKLLSTGDWKKLGGRLRLKEDGALEIHVPWEFTADRPPFIFTHVNKDQAIEDHPAAKTLPKPNRKVAMWTPHKDYNELATRPDAPTIIEDLLAGDTPQMSVHVTSFTNATIVGLSWPHTLMDAMGLKALLQNWSLVLAGRESEVPALLGAKDDVLSTIAEASVDKREASCMRSKELKGLSKLAFMARVAYGLMSTPLPETRALCVPKKVMDSLREQAQQELTISNEKEVFISESDVFTAWLIGMISTSLPAPRPMTLLQSINARFRLPELINAQGVYVQNMIAVGFTLYSPDVAAGLMGPIALATREQLAAQATEQQVIGNLEAQRASGDPMATLCGDSKAVPVITSNWAKGKFYLVTDFGPAVLRAGDTSESRSNPPGTPFFSHTFCLKPPPVVMRHIMSVVGKDHEDNYWANLVLPSPVWANIEKSLRELE from the exons ATGGCGGCTTTTCTTACGCGTCTCATGGGGAAGGCAGCCAAGGATGCAGATGATTCATCACATCTTTATGAGAATGACATCGTTTACCCCGTTCATGGATTGGATGACACCAAAACTTTCCGCGATACCCTGCTGACATGGTCGATGTGTTTTAACGATCCACTTGATGCCGACAAGCTGCAGAAGTCTTTGACAAAACTTTTGTCAACTGGAGATTGGAAGAAACTTGGAGGTCGTTTGAGACTCAAG GAAGATGGAGCACTGGAGATCCACGTACCATGGGAATTCACAGCGGATCGGCCTCCATTTATATTCACCCATGTGAACAAGGACCAAGCAATCGAGGACCACCCAGCAGCCAAGACACTTCCCAAGCCCAACAGGAAAGTCGCAATGTGGACCCCACATAAAGACTACAATGAGCTAGCTACTCGTCCAGACGCGCCAACAATTATTGAAGACCTACTCGCTGGAGACACCCCGCAGATGTCTGTTCATGTTACCTCCTTCACCAACGCGACTATTGTTGGACTCTCATGGCCACATACGTTGATGGATGCCATGGGACTGAAAGCCTTACTTCAAAATTGGTCCCTAGTACTAGCCGGCCGAGAGTCAGAGGTACCAGCTCTCCTCGGTGCAAAAGATGACGTTCTGTCAACGATAGCAGAGGCTTCAGTGGACAAGCGAGAGGCATCTTGTATGCGTTCAAAAGAGCTCAAGGGTCTATCCAAGCTCGCATTTATGGCGAGAGTTGCTTATGGACTGATGTCTACCCCTCTCCCCGAGACACGCGCGCTTTGCGTACCCAAGAAAGTCATGGATAGCCTGCGCGAGCAGGCACAGCAAGAACTTACCATTTCCAATGAGAAGGAGGTCTTCATCAGCGAATCCGATGTCTTCACCGCGTGGCTGATCGGCATGATCTCTACGTCGTTACCAGCCCCTCGTCCAATGACCTTATTGCAAAGTATCAACGCGCGGTTCCGACTCCCCGAACTCATCAATGCACAAGGCGTGTATGTGCAAAACATGATAGCGGTAGGCTTCACGCTGTATTCGCCCGATGTTGCAGCAGGCCTAATGGGTCCAATTGCGCTGGCAACCCGTGAGCAGCTCGCAGCACAGGCCACAGAACAACAGGTCATTGGAAACCTGGAGGCACAGCGAGCATCAGGCGACCCTATGGCTACTCTCTGCGGCGACTCCAAAGCCGTACCTGTAATCACTTCCAACTGGGCAAAGGGTAAGTTCTACCTTGTAACGGATTTTGGCCCTGCCGTGCTACGGGCTGGTGATACTTCGGAGTCGAGATCCAATCCCCCCGGCACTCCGTTTTTCAGTCACACATTTTGCCTAAAGCCACCGCCTGTGGTGATGAGGCATATAATGTCTGTTGTCGGGAAGGACCACGAGGATAATTATTGGGCCAATTTGGTTCTGCCGTCGCCTGTCTGGGCGAATATCGAGAAGAGCCTCAGGGAGCTGGAATAG
- a CDS encoding FabG, Dehydrogenase with different specificities (related to short-chain alcohol dehydrogenase), with protein sequence MARFFITGSSEGLGAASAKALIAKGHSVVVHARDEECAKDARENVPGAEAVLIGDLRSLAETKSLAEAVNKLGTFDCVIHNAAICMGPYEETVDGIPSIVAINSVAPYVLSVLIKRPKRLVYITSGMHEFGTSSLTDIFWKLRPAGLYEQFSAYGSSKFLLMLLMKAFARMWPDTVSTSLEPGHVPTRMGGPTGADSLEAAVDLYLSLAEGEDEISKKSGSYFYVGMGELPVFKAVEDVGDQDRLIEIFAEFTGVKP encoded by the coding sequence ATGGCGAGATTCTTCATCACTGGATCTTCCGAAGGCCTCGGAGCGGCTTCTGCGAAAGCTTTGATCGCTAAGGGCCACTCTGTGGTCGTACATGCCCGCGATGAGGAATGTGCAAAAGACGCCAGAGAAAATGTTCCTGGAGCAGAAGCAGTCCTGATCGGCGACCTACGCAGCCTTGCTGAGACGAAAAGTCTAGCAGAGGCCGTTAACAAACTTGGTACCTTCGACTGCGTTATCCACAACGCTGCCATATGCATGGGCCCCTACGAAGAAACAGTCGACGGTATCCCATCCATTGTCGCTATCAACTCAGTGGCACCTTATGTTCTATCGGTACTCATCAAACGTCCCAAACGCTTGGTTTACATCACTTCAGGAATGCACGAATTTGGTACCAGTAGCTTGACTGACATCTTCTGGAAACTGCGTCCAGCTGGTCTGTACGAACAGTTCAGCGCATACGGCTCGAGCAAGTTTTTGCTCATGTTGTTGATGAAGGCTTTCGCCCGGATGTGGCCGGATACAGTGAGTACCTCGCTCGAGCCTGGCCATGTTCCAACCAGAATGGGAGGCCCGACTGGCGCAGATAGTCTCGAAGCGGCTGTCGACCTTTATCTCTCGCTTGCCGAAGGAGAAGATGAGATATCCAAGAAGAGCGGGTCTTACTTCTATGTGGGCATGGGCGAGCTTCCAGTCTTCAAGGCCGTTGAGGACGTTGGGGACCAGGACAGGCTTATTGAGATATTTGCCGAGTTCACTGGTGTCAAGCCGTAA